From one Rhodopirellula islandica genomic stretch:
- a CDS encoding ammonium transporter — MMGIGGSLASVASAQEEPSAAMETAEVADAGDADPEEPAADAGVGYAFDNGFLFLCAVLVLFMQAGFAMVEVGLNSSKNTINILSKNLMDLSVGALLFFFVGFGIMYPGSYGDVTNGFFAFGGTGIYDSSPDQTFSPQVDWFFQAVFAATAATIVSGAVAGRMKFNAYLVYSALLTGLIYPISGYWKWGGGWLMQFGELVDGEYAMGFQDFAGSAVVHAVGGFAGLAGAIFLGPRLGRYTAEGKSVPLPGHNVAFAALGVFILWVGWYGFNPGSQLAFQSSADIDATVFIAVNTTLAAAAGVIVATAVSWGLFGKPDLTMGLNGALGGLVGITACCDAMSNSMSIVVGGVAGALVVLSIIVLDKVKIDDPVGAFPVHGVCGVWGCMALGILPNAHLESGSTTFMIQLIGTASICAWAFITMSVVFGVLKAVGMLRVSPQEEQAGLDISEHGMHAYPSDAVAGGSVV; from the coding sequence ATGATGGGGATCGGCGGTTCACTCGCGTCGGTAGCTTCGGCTCAGGAAGAGCCCTCGGCTGCAATGGAAACTGCAGAGGTCGCCGACGCGGGTGACGCTGATCCAGAGGAACCCGCTGCGGATGCGGGAGTCGGGTACGCCTTCGACAATGGCTTCCTGTTTCTCTGTGCCGTCTTGGTTCTGTTCATGCAAGCTGGCTTCGCGATGGTCGAAGTTGGGCTGAACTCCTCCAAGAACACGATCAACATTCTTTCCAAGAACTTGATGGATTTGTCCGTTGGGGCACTTCTGTTCTTCTTCGTCGGCTTCGGGATCATGTACCCAGGAAGCTACGGCGATGTCACAAACGGATTCTTCGCCTTCGGTGGCACCGGAATCTACGACTCCAGTCCTGATCAAACATTCTCGCCACAAGTCGATTGGTTCTTCCAAGCCGTCTTCGCTGCAACCGCCGCAACGATCGTTTCCGGTGCAGTTGCTGGCCGTATGAAATTCAACGCTTACTTGGTTTACAGTGCCCTCCTGACCGGCCTGATCTACCCGATCAGCGGTTACTGGAAGTGGGGCGGCGGATGGTTGATGCAGTTCGGTGAACTGGTCGACGGCGAGTACGCCATGGGCTTCCAAGACTTCGCTGGTTCAGCAGTGGTTCACGCAGTCGGCGGTTTCGCTGGCCTCGCTGGTGCAATTTTCCTCGGCCCTCGCCTGGGTCGCTACACCGCTGAAGGCAAGAGCGTTCCATTGCCAGGTCACAACGTTGCTTTCGCTGCTCTGGGTGTGTTCATCCTGTGGGTGGGGTGGTACGGATTCAACCCTGGCAGCCAACTGGCTTTCCAATCGTCGGCTGACATCGACGCAACTGTTTTCATCGCCGTGAACACAACCCTCGCCGCAGCTGCTGGCGTGATCGTTGCCACCGCTGTTTCCTGGGGCTTGTTCGGCAAACCTGACTTGACCATGGGCCTCAACGGTGCGTTGGGTGGATTGGTTGGCATCACGGCTTGCTGTGACGCAATGAGCAACTCAATGTCGATCGTCGTTGGTGGCGTTGCCGGTGCCTTGGTCGTGCTGAGCATCATCGTGTTGGACAAAGTCAAGATCGACGATCCCGTCGGTGCTTTCCCAGTCCACGGCGTCTGCGGTGTTTGGGGCTGCATGGCTCTCGGCATCCTGCCAAACGCTCACCTCGAATCTGGCTCGACCACCTTCATGATTCAGCTGATCGGAACCGCTTCGATCTGTGCTTGGGCCTTCATCACCATGTCGGTCGTCTTCGGAGTTCTCAAAGCAGTGGGCATGCTGCGAGTTTCGCCACAAGAAGAACAAGCTGGTTTGGATATCAGCGAACACGGTATGCACGCTTACCCATCGGACGCCGTCGCCGGCGGATCGGTGGTCTAG
- a CDS encoding P-II family nitrogen regulator, translating into MKLIIAIVQPSKLDAIKEALTRVEVHRLTVVDCQGFGRQRGQTGSMRGRDYGVSLLRKVQLQIGVNEEFVQPTIDAILEGGRSGESGEIGDGKIFVLPMDDCVRIRTGERGGEAI; encoded by the coding sequence ATGAAATTGATCATCGCAATCGTTCAACCCTCCAAATTGGATGCCATCAAAGAGGCATTGACCCGAGTGGAGGTGCACCGCTTGACGGTGGTGGATTGCCAAGGGTTTGGCCGCCAACGAGGCCAAACGGGCTCGATGCGAGGCCGTGACTACGGCGTCAGCCTGCTCCGCAAAGTTCAGCTGCAGATCGGCGTGAACGAAGAATTCGTGCAGCCCACCATCGACGCCATCCTGGAAGGCGGCCGCAGCGGTGAGAGCGGCGAGATCGGCGATGGAAAGATCTTCGTCCTGCCAATGGACGACTGCGTCCGGATCCGAACGGGCGAACGCGGCGGAGAAGCGATCTAG
- a CDS encoding cellulase family glycosylhydrolase — MLCLLWITGTTHLSVGRAQEPLPAIRVSPDGHSFIQAGSEQPFVAWGVNYDHDESGRLLDEYWTEEWDKVIEDFGEIQQLGANCVRIHLQIGLWMESPEQASPSQVNQLKQLIKLAESKRLYLDITGLACYHKANIPAWLNELNEAERWAVQARFWSSVAKACAGSPAIFCYDLMNEPILPGESPETDWLAGELGGKFFVQRLALDRKGRSREEIAEAWVNQMVDAIREQDPETMVTVGVIPWVFVFGGGKPLFHSPDIGKRLDFASVHFYPEKGKIDHALKSLQAYEVGKPLVVEEMFPMKCGVDELSTFVLQSESHVDGWISFYWGATANELRAKKDAGIAEAITAKWLDAFQELSAEIGVAPKR; from the coding sequence ATGCTCTGCTTGCTTTGGATCACCGGAACGACCCACCTCAGCGTCGGGCGGGCCCAAGAACCTCTGCCGGCGATCCGAGTCAGCCCCGACGGGCACTCGTTCATTCAGGCTGGCTCAGAACAGCCCTTCGTGGCTTGGGGCGTGAATTACGATCACGATGAATCGGGACGCCTACTCGATGAGTACTGGACCGAAGAGTGGGACAAAGTCATCGAAGACTTTGGCGAAATTCAGCAACTCGGTGCCAACTGTGTTCGCATTCACTTGCAGATCGGCTTGTGGATGGAATCACCCGAGCAGGCGTCCCCGTCGCAGGTGAACCAACTCAAGCAGCTGATCAAACTGGCCGAGTCCAAACGCCTGTACCTCGATATCACCGGGCTGGCCTGTTACCACAAAGCCAACATTCCTGCTTGGCTGAATGAACTCAACGAGGCAGAGCGATGGGCGGTGCAAGCCCGATTTTGGTCGTCGGTCGCGAAGGCCTGCGCTGGTAGCCCTGCCATCTTTTGCTACGACCTGATGAATGAACCGATCCTACCAGGCGAGTCCCCCGAGACGGACTGGCTGGCCGGTGAGCTTGGTGGCAAGTTCTTCGTGCAGCGACTGGCACTCGACCGAAAAGGAAGAAGTCGCGAAGAGATTGCGGAAGCCTGGGTCAACCAAATGGTCGATGCGATTCGCGAACAGGACCCAGAGACCATGGTGACCGTCGGTGTGATCCCCTGGGTGTTTGTCTTTGGTGGTGGAAAGCCGCTCTTCCACTCGCCCGACATCGGCAAGCGACTGGACTTTGCCTCGGTTCATTTCTATCCCGAGAAAGGAAAGATTGACCACGCTTTGAAGTCACTGCAGGCCTACGAAGTCGGGAAGCCGCTGGTCGTCGAAGAGATGTTCCCAATGAAATGCGGGGTCGACGAACTGTCGACTTTCGTCCTGCAGTCTGAATCGCATGTCGATGGATGGATCAGCTTCTACTGGGGCGCCACCGCGAATGAACTCCGGGCAAAAAAAGACGCGGGCATTGCGGAGGCGATCACCGCGAAATGGCTGGACGCGTTTCAAGAGCTGTCAGCGGAAATCGGAGTGGCCCCCAAACGTTGA